One region of Oryza sativa Japonica Group chromosome 5, ASM3414082v1 genomic DNA includes:
- the LOC4337816 gene encoding PWWP domain-containing protein 1 isoform X1, with translation MPPIPSRSGPKLPKSPIPKSPKPKPKSRDPATKSRVSPPLRRMSDPAPAAAASTATATAAAGSGAAASGSGAIVHPGGGGAWPRGVRFGDMVWGKVKSHPWWPGHVYSITLTSDGEVRRGYRDGLVLVAFFGDSSYGWFEPHELLPFEEHFREKFAQPGGRNFPTAIDEAADEVARRAALAFLCPCHRPNAARPHELDPRYLLVDVPGFDTDAEYHPEQVAAEREKIDPRALLDYLKGAAVEQLDAAELIGKPKRHIPAVQMSSMLEAYRLSRYALKDPTYAQAFGMDYDEAQAAKTALEKKAREGKRRVWWDRKTQEEPQDDQGESSNTTPAGRPAKGRKKAAENPGGRRRKGSAASTAARLMEKIMPSAAAMKPRAKKKDQYLLKRRDDARAPPPPSMPDAFPAAPMAPALDDVPPGFPSDPPTPPLPSSTLAADEEFLLQRRTPPPLLSAPPTPLALPPAAAGQVGDGGAPTDAATAAAAPKKATKPKKAAARKREREEPADAAAAAAAGGVAGEPKKKKKKKLAELNGVAVAAAGKPGLLPAKVDHDLKQVISELQSLPLVASYVAGRRSISDEARSFLLAFRSKSFKKSHENDPPEDNKASKPNAATAADGQKPPAKKKPAARPGDTTAASAKVAGVKRAPSDRQEELATKKKAKLNKIKTLATDKKAAGLELAAAAPAAARKNDAIAARKKEKEPALAPAIKTPSPTALMMKFPPKTTLPSVASLKARFARFGPLDVDGIRVYWKSHMCRVIYRFKSDADVALKYARANTTMFGQVAPNYYLRGVESDGDLAADAAPPPPQQRSELRLMETAPFRPGTSGGNCAPLPLSRAVPARAVVGQQPKSILKKTVTDDGAPSAAALRDAPRVKFMLDAGDSKLEPPPPAAPASGGGDAAAPLAKSATKSVGFAPPPLQPPARPAQHPHLQPPARPAQQPPRPPVTQPLPPPPPLHQHQPYQPRHTDALPLPLPLPPPPPPPFSVQQQQLPPPPPYHLRHSIDGMHHQLPGPPLPPSYQHRAAGGVVFPGQHQQQPYRPNNDTQLGLPGAGAAAGDVTPAWKRGGREFDEELMRVMRGIAKMVEPLTDKNGNFPYHLFTSA, from the exons ATGCCCCCGATCCCCTCCCGTTCGGGGCCCAAGCTCCCGAAATCCCCCATCCCCAAAAGTCCCAAACCCAAGCCCAAATCGAGAGACCCCGCAACCAAATCTAGGGTTTCGCCTCCTCTCCGCAGGATGTCCGatcccgcccccgccgccgccgcctccaccgccacggccacggccgccgccggctccggcgccgcggcgtccgGCTCCGGCGCCATCGTGCaccccggaggcggcggcgcgtggccgcGCGGCGTCCGGTTCGGCGACATGGTCTGGGGCAAGGTCAAGTCCCACCCGTGGTGGCCCGGCCACGTCTACAGCATCACCCTCACCAGCGACGGGGAGGTTCGCCGGGGCTACCGCGACGGCCTCGTCCTCGTCGCCTTCTTCGGCGACTCGAGCTACGGCTGGTTCGAGCCGCACGAGCTCCTCCCCTTCGAGGAGCACTTCCGGGAGAAGTTCGCCCAGCCGGGTGGCCGCAACTTCCCCACCGCCATCGACGAGGCCGCCGACGAggtcgcccgccgcgccgccctcgcgtTCCTCTGCCCCTGCCACCGCCCCAACGCCGCTCGCCCCCACGAGCTCGACCCGAGGTACCTCCTCGTCGACGTGCCTGGATTCGACACCGACGCCGAGTACCACCCCGAGCAGGTTGCCGCGGAGCGGGAGAAGATCGATCCGCGGGCGCTGCTGGACTACCTGAAGGGTGCCGCCGTGGAGCAGCTGGACGCCGCCGAGCTGATCGGCAAGCCCAAGCGGCACATCCCGGCGGTCCAGATGAGCTCCATGCTTGAGGCCTACCGCCTATCCAGATACGCGCTGAAGGATCCCACCTACGCCCAAGCTTTCGGGATGGACTACGACGAGGCGCAAGCGGCGAAAACAGCGTTGGAGAAGAAAGCTCGAGAAG GCAAGAGACGTGTTTGGTGGGACCGGAAAACACAGGAGGAACCCCAGGATGATCAGGGCGAGTCTTCAAATACAACTCCTGCAG GTCGTCCGGCGAAGGGCCGCAAGAAGGCGGCGGAGAatcccggcggccgccgccggaagGGCAGCGCGgccagcacggcggcgaggctcATGGAGAAGATCATGcccagcgcggcggcgatgaAGCCCAGGGCCAAGAAGAAGGACCAGTACCTGCTCAAGCGCCGCGACGACgcgcgcgccccgccgccgccgtccatgcCGGACGCCTTCCCGGCGGCGCCCATGGCCCCCGCTCTCGACGACGTCCCGCCGGGGTTCCCTTCCGatcccccgacgccgccgctccccagcagcaccctcgccgccgacgaggagttcTTGCTGCAGAGGCGCactccaccgccgctgctgtcCGCGCCACCCACCCCGCTCgcgcttcctcccgccgccgccgggcaggtcggcgacggcggcgcgcccacggacgccgccaccgccgccgcggcgccgaagAAGGCGACCAAGCCGAAGAAGGCAGCCGCCCGCAAGCGCGAGCGCGAGGAacccgctgacgccgccgccgctgccgccgcaggcGGCGTTGCCGGCGAGcctaagaagaagaaaaagaagaagctcGCCGAGCTCAACGGCgtggcggtcgccgccgccggcaagccgGGGTTATTGCCTGCTAAGGTAGACCATGATCTGAAGCAGGTAATATCCGAGCTTCAAAGCCTTCCTCTCGTTGCCTCCtatgtcgccggccgccgcagcaTCTCTGACGAAGCTcgctccttcctcctcgccttccGCTCCAAGTCTTTCAAGAAGAGCCATGAGAACGATCCACCCGAGGACAACAAGGCCTCTAAGCCcaatgccgccaccgccgccgacggccaGAAGCCGCCGGCGAAGAAGAAGCCGGCCGCGAGGCCCGGcgacaccaccgccgcctccgccaagGTTGCCGGCGTCAAGCGCGCCCCGTCTGATCGCCAGGAGGAGCTTGCCACCAAGAAGAAAGCCAAGCTCAACAAGATCAAGACGCTCGCCACTGACAAGAAGGCCGCCGGtctggagctcgccgccgcggcgcctgcggcggcgaggaagaatGATGCGATCGCTGCCaggaagaaggagaaggagccGGCTCTGGCTCCGGCGATCAAGACGCCATCGCCGACGGCGCTGATGATGAAGTTCCCGCCGAAGACCACGCTGCCATCGGTGGCCTCCCTCAAGGCGAGGTTCGCGCGGTTCGGGCCGCTCGACGTCGACGGCATCCGCGTCTACTGGAAGTCCCACATGTGCCGCGTCATCTACAGGTTCAAGTccgacgccgacgtcgcgcTCAAGTACGCGCGCGCCAACACCACCATGTTCGGCCAGGTCGCGCCCAACTACTACCTCCGCGGCGTCGAGTCGGacggcgacctcgccgccgacgctgcacctccgcctccgcagcAGCGCTCCGAGCTTCGCCTCATGGAGACGGCCCCGTTCAGGCCCGGGACCTCCGGCGGCAActgcgcgccgctgccgctgtccaGGGCCGTGCCGGCGCGCGCGGTGGTTGGGCAGCAGCCCAAGTCGATCCTCAAGAAGACGGtcaccgacgacggcgcgccgtcggcggcggcgctccgtgATGCCCCGCGGGTGAAGTTCATGCTCGACGCCGGGGACAGCAAGctcgagccgccgccacctgcagcgccggcgagcggcggcggagacgccgccgcgccgctcgccaagAGCGCCACCAAGTCGGTCGGGTTCGCGCCACCGCCTCTCCAGCCGCCGGCGCGCCCGGCACAGCACCCCCACCTGCAGCCGCCGGCGCGTCCAGCGCAGCAGCCTCCTCGCCCGCCGGTGACCCAGccactccctccgccgccgcctctccatcAGCACCAGCCATACCAACCTCGCCACACCGacgcgctgccgctgccgctgccgctgccgccgccaccgccgccgccattctccgtgcagcagcagcagctccctccaccgccaccataCCACCTCCGCCACAGCATCGACGGAATGCACCACCAGCTCCCCggaccaccgctgccgccgtcgtacCAGCatcgcgccgccggcggcgtcgtcttCCCCggacagcatcagcagcagccatACCGCCCCAACAACGACACCCAGCTCGgcctccccggcgccggcgccgccgccggtgacgtcACGCCGGCgtggaagagaggagggagagagttCGACGAGGAGTTGATGAGGGTGATGCGGGGAATCGCCAAGATGGTGGAGCCATTGACGGACAAGAACGGCAACTTCCCCTACCACCTCTTCACCTCAGCTTGA
- the LOC4337816 gene encoding PWWP domain-containing protein 1 isoform X3 — translation MPPIPSRSGPKLPKSPIPKSPKPKPKSRDPATKSRVSPPLRRMSDPAPAAAASTATATAAAGSGAAASGSGAIVHPGGGGAWPRGVRFGDMVWGKVKSHPWWPGHVYSITLTSDGEVRRGYRDGLVLVAFFGDSSYGWFEPHELLPFEEHFREKFAQPGGRNFPTAIDEAADEVARRAALAFLCPCHRPNAARPHELDPRYLLVDVPGFDTDAEYHPEQVAAEREKIDPRALLDYLKGAAVEQLDAAELIGKPKRHIPAVQMSSMLEAYRLSRYALKDPTYAQAFGMDYDEAQAAKTALEKKAREGSEVRWLSSPLHCEGRHQVKIRMTTTFVSRACWLLYLLNMYKMYEH, via the exons ATGCCCCCGATCCCCTCCCGTTCGGGGCCCAAGCTCCCGAAATCCCCCATCCCCAAAAGTCCCAAACCCAAGCCCAAATCGAGAGACCCCGCAACCAAATCTAGGGTTTCGCCTCCTCTCCGCAGGATGTCCGatcccgcccccgccgccgccgcctccaccgccacggccacggccgccgccggctccggcgccgcggcgtccgGCTCCGGCGCCATCGTGCaccccggaggcggcggcgcgtggccgcGCGGCGTCCGGTTCGGCGACATGGTCTGGGGCAAGGTCAAGTCCCACCCGTGGTGGCCCGGCCACGTCTACAGCATCACCCTCACCAGCGACGGGGAGGTTCGCCGGGGCTACCGCGACGGCCTCGTCCTCGTCGCCTTCTTCGGCGACTCGAGCTACGGCTGGTTCGAGCCGCACGAGCTCCTCCCCTTCGAGGAGCACTTCCGGGAGAAGTTCGCCCAGCCGGGTGGCCGCAACTTCCCCACCGCCATCGACGAGGCCGCCGACGAggtcgcccgccgcgccgccctcgcgtTCCTCTGCCCCTGCCACCGCCCCAACGCCGCTCGCCCCCACGAGCTCGACCCGAGGTACCTCCTCGTCGACGTGCCTGGATTCGACACCGACGCCGAGTACCACCCCGAGCAGGTTGCCGCGGAGCGGGAGAAGATCGATCCGCGGGCGCTGCTGGACTACCTGAAGGGTGCCGCCGTGGAGCAGCTGGACGCCGCCGAGCTGATCGGCAAGCCCAAGCGGCACATCCCGGCGGTCCAGATGAGCTCCATGCTTGAGGCCTACCGCCTATCCAGATACGCGCTGAAGGATCCCACCTACGCCCAAGCTTTCGGGATGGACTACGACGAGGCGCAAGCGGCGAAAACAGCGTTGGAGAAGAAAGCTCGAGAAG GCTCTGAGGTAAGGTGGTTGAGTTCACCTTTACATTGTGAAGGAAGGCACCAAGTTAAGATACGTATGACTACAACATTTGTTAGCCGTGCTTGTTGgttattatatttattaaacATGTATAAAATGTATGAACATTAA
- the LOC4337816 gene encoding PWWP domain-containing protein 1 isoform X2, translated as MPPIPSRSGPKLPKSPIPKSPKPKPKSRDPATKSRVSPPLRRMSDPAPAAAASTATATAAAGSGAAASGSGAIVHPGGGGAWPRGVRFGDMVWGKVKSHPWWPGHVYSITLTSDGEVRRGYRDGLVLVAFFGDSSYGWFEPHELLPFEEHFREKFAQPGGRNFPTAIDEAADEVARRAALAFLCPCHRPNAARPHELDPRYLLVDVPGFDTDAEYHPEQVAAEREKIDPRALLDYLKGAAVEQLDAAELIGKPKRHIPAVQMSSMLEAYRLSRYALKDPTYAQAFGMDYDEAQAAKTALEKKAREGKRRVWWDRKTQEEPQDDQGESSNTTPAGRPAKGRKKAAENPGGRRRKGSAASTAARLMEKIMPSAAAMKPRAKKKDQYLLKRRDDARAPPPPSMPDAFPAAPMAPALDDVPPGFPSDPPTPPLPSSTLAADEEFLLQRRTPPPLLSAPPTPLALPPAAAGQVGDGGAPTDAATAAAAPKKATKPKKAAARKREREEPADAAAAAAAGGVAGEPKKKKKKKLAELNGVAVAAAGKPGLLPAKVDHDLKQSFKKSHENDPPEDNKASKPNAATAADGQKPPAKKKPAARPGDTTAASAKVAGVKRAPSDRQEELATKKKAKLNKIKTLATDKKAAGLELAAAAPAAARKNDAIAARKKEKEPALAPAIKTPSPTALMMKFPPKTTLPSVASLKARFARFGPLDVDGIRVYWKSHMCRVIYRFKSDADVALKYARANTTMFGQVAPNYYLRGVESDGDLAADAAPPPPQQRSELRLMETAPFRPGTSGGNCAPLPLSRAVPARAVVGQQPKSILKKTVTDDGAPSAAALRDAPRVKFMLDAGDSKLEPPPPAAPASGGGDAAAPLAKSATKSVGFAPPPLQPPARPAQHPHLQPPARPAQQPPRPPVTQPLPPPPPLHQHQPYQPRHTDALPLPLPLPPPPPPPFSVQQQQLPPPPPYHLRHSIDGMHHQLPGPPLPPSYQHRAAGGVVFPGQHQQQPYRPNNDTQLGLPGAGAAAGDVTPAWKRGGREFDEELMRVMRGIAKMVEPLTDKNGNFPYHLFTSA; from the exons ATGCCCCCGATCCCCTCCCGTTCGGGGCCCAAGCTCCCGAAATCCCCCATCCCCAAAAGTCCCAAACCCAAGCCCAAATCGAGAGACCCCGCAACCAAATCTAGGGTTTCGCCTCCTCTCCGCAGGATGTCCGatcccgcccccgccgccgccgcctccaccgccacggccacggccgccgccggctccggcgccgcggcgtccgGCTCCGGCGCCATCGTGCaccccggaggcggcggcgcgtggccgcGCGGCGTCCGGTTCGGCGACATGGTCTGGGGCAAGGTCAAGTCCCACCCGTGGTGGCCCGGCCACGTCTACAGCATCACCCTCACCAGCGACGGGGAGGTTCGCCGGGGCTACCGCGACGGCCTCGTCCTCGTCGCCTTCTTCGGCGACTCGAGCTACGGCTGGTTCGAGCCGCACGAGCTCCTCCCCTTCGAGGAGCACTTCCGGGAGAAGTTCGCCCAGCCGGGTGGCCGCAACTTCCCCACCGCCATCGACGAGGCCGCCGACGAggtcgcccgccgcgccgccctcgcgtTCCTCTGCCCCTGCCACCGCCCCAACGCCGCTCGCCCCCACGAGCTCGACCCGAGGTACCTCCTCGTCGACGTGCCTGGATTCGACACCGACGCCGAGTACCACCCCGAGCAGGTTGCCGCGGAGCGGGAGAAGATCGATCCGCGGGCGCTGCTGGACTACCTGAAGGGTGCCGCCGTGGAGCAGCTGGACGCCGCCGAGCTGATCGGCAAGCCCAAGCGGCACATCCCGGCGGTCCAGATGAGCTCCATGCTTGAGGCCTACCGCCTATCCAGATACGCGCTGAAGGATCCCACCTACGCCCAAGCTTTCGGGATGGACTACGACGAGGCGCAAGCGGCGAAAACAGCGTTGGAGAAGAAAGCTCGAGAAG GCAAGAGACGTGTTTGGTGGGACCGGAAAACACAGGAGGAACCCCAGGATGATCAGGGCGAGTCTTCAAATACAACTCCTGCAG GTCGTCCGGCGAAGGGCCGCAAGAAGGCGGCGGAGAatcccggcggccgccgccggaagGGCAGCGCGgccagcacggcggcgaggctcATGGAGAAGATCATGcccagcgcggcggcgatgaAGCCCAGGGCCAAGAAGAAGGACCAGTACCTGCTCAAGCGCCGCGACGACgcgcgcgccccgccgccgccgtccatgcCGGACGCCTTCCCGGCGGCGCCCATGGCCCCCGCTCTCGACGACGTCCCGCCGGGGTTCCCTTCCGatcccccgacgccgccgctccccagcagcaccctcgccgccgacgaggagttcTTGCTGCAGAGGCGCactccaccgccgctgctgtcCGCGCCACCCACCCCGCTCgcgcttcctcccgccgccgccgggcaggtcggcgacggcggcgcgcccacggacgccgccaccgccgccgcggcgccgaagAAGGCGACCAAGCCGAAGAAGGCAGCCGCCCGCAAGCGCGAGCGCGAGGAacccgctgacgccgccgccgctgccgccgcaggcGGCGTTGCCGGCGAGcctaagaagaagaaaaagaagaagctcGCCGAGCTCAACGGCgtggcggtcgccgccgccggcaagccgGGGTTATTGCCTGCTAAGGTAGACCATGATCTGAAGCAG TCTTTCAAGAAGAGCCATGAGAACGATCCACCCGAGGACAACAAGGCCTCTAAGCCcaatgccgccaccgccgccgacggccaGAAGCCGCCGGCGAAGAAGAAGCCGGCCGCGAGGCCCGGcgacaccaccgccgcctccgccaagGTTGCCGGCGTCAAGCGCGCCCCGTCTGATCGCCAGGAGGAGCTTGCCACCAAGAAGAAAGCCAAGCTCAACAAGATCAAGACGCTCGCCACTGACAAGAAGGCCGCCGGtctggagctcgccgccgcggcgcctgcggcggcgaggaagaatGATGCGATCGCTGCCaggaagaaggagaaggagccGGCTCTGGCTCCGGCGATCAAGACGCCATCGCCGACGGCGCTGATGATGAAGTTCCCGCCGAAGACCACGCTGCCATCGGTGGCCTCCCTCAAGGCGAGGTTCGCGCGGTTCGGGCCGCTCGACGTCGACGGCATCCGCGTCTACTGGAAGTCCCACATGTGCCGCGTCATCTACAGGTTCAAGTccgacgccgacgtcgcgcTCAAGTACGCGCGCGCCAACACCACCATGTTCGGCCAGGTCGCGCCCAACTACTACCTCCGCGGCGTCGAGTCGGacggcgacctcgccgccgacgctgcacctccgcctccgcagcAGCGCTCCGAGCTTCGCCTCATGGAGACGGCCCCGTTCAGGCCCGGGACCTCCGGCGGCAActgcgcgccgctgccgctgtccaGGGCCGTGCCGGCGCGCGCGGTGGTTGGGCAGCAGCCCAAGTCGATCCTCAAGAAGACGGtcaccgacgacggcgcgccgtcggcggcggcgctccgtgATGCCCCGCGGGTGAAGTTCATGCTCGACGCCGGGGACAGCAAGctcgagccgccgccacctgcagcgccggcgagcggcggcggagacgccgccgcgccgctcgccaagAGCGCCACCAAGTCGGTCGGGTTCGCGCCACCGCCTCTCCAGCCGCCGGCGCGCCCGGCACAGCACCCCCACCTGCAGCCGCCGGCGCGTCCAGCGCAGCAGCCTCCTCGCCCGCCGGTGACCCAGccactccctccgccgccgcctctccatcAGCACCAGCCATACCAACCTCGCCACACCGacgcgctgccgctgccgctgccgctgccgccgccaccgccgccgccattctccgtgcagcagcagcagctccctccaccgccaccataCCACCTCCGCCACAGCATCGACGGAATGCACCACCAGCTCCCCggaccaccgctgccgccgtcgtacCAGCatcgcgccgccggcggcgtcgtcttCCCCggacagcatcagcagcagccatACCGCCCCAACAACGACACCCAGCTCGgcctccccggcgccggcgccgccgccggtgacgtcACGCCGGCgtggaagagaggagggagagagttCGACGAGGAGTTGATGAGGGTGATGCGGGGAATCGCCAAGATGGTGGAGCCATTGACGGACAAGAACGGCAACTTCCCCTACCACCTCTTCACCTCAGCTTGA